One genomic region from Halococcus qingdaonensis encodes:
- the tmcA gene encoding tRNA(Met) cytidine acetyltransferase TmcA gives MIADLAAVLGAEARRANERRVLVLTGEREDCYAEAREALDAAGISRAATTLVAGESGDDLDCERITSKHADELLGRTRGAVVLDCHDECRPNAIGRTVGAVDGGGLLVLLVPSLDSWPDRRDGFDATLAVPPNEPASVAGNFRRRLVDTLRAHRGIAIANVDSGTIECDGLIDPPPHEQRSAPAPPDEHGFPRAAYEACLTPDQTAAIHAFEDLREPSGALVVEADRGRGKSSAAGLAAGALAADGKDVLVTASAYRSAAPIFERARELLATLDALADVDRDEPPHRLDAVGGGEVRFAKPAVATEQAERADLLVVDEAAALPVDRLTEFLAAPAVAFVTTVHGYEGAGRGFSVRFRDRLDDSAFTVHEQRLDDPIRYAAGDPVEVWAFRALLLDARPPVAPLVKEATPETVDYARMDAEELLADEHRLREAFGLLVAAHYRTEPNDLARLLDAPNVSVQVLLHEGHVVSVALLAREGGLPEDLRREVYEGSRLKGHLLPDVLTSQLRDERAGVPTGQRVLRIATHPAARSRGLGSRLLNEIRANATTDWLGVGYGSTPELVDFWRRNGFSTVYLATTRNERSGEHSALMLAPLSDAGRELRDRHVRRFVERIGATLSDALATLDPDVVRAVLGATHITAEVDLSDHEWRVAASAAYGPGLAEIHPHVFRALALRHLTDTGGDLSAREERLLVMRVLQTRSTKNVADALDYVSTGACMRALGDAYKPLVDRYGNRAAHDERDRYLD, from the coding sequence ATGATCGCCGACCTCGCGGCCGTACTCGGCGCGGAGGCCCGCCGGGCGAACGAGCGCCGCGTGCTGGTACTCACGGGTGAGCGCGAGGACTGCTATGCCGAAGCACGCGAAGCGCTCGACGCGGCCGGGATTTCGCGAGCAGCGACCACGCTCGTCGCCGGTGAGAGCGGTGACGACCTCGACTGCGAGCGAATCACGTCGAAACACGCCGACGAACTCCTTGGGCGAACCCGCGGGGCGGTCGTGCTCGACTGCCACGACGAGTGTCGGCCGAACGCGATCGGACGCACGGTGGGCGCGGTCGACGGCGGTGGGCTTCTCGTTCTGCTCGTGCCGTCGCTCGATTCGTGGCCTGATCGCCGGGACGGCTTCGACGCGACGCTCGCCGTGCCACCCAACGAACCCGCATCGGTGGCGGGGAACTTCCGCCGACGACTGGTCGACACACTCCGGGCGCATCGGGGCATCGCCATCGCAAACGTCGATTCCGGGACCATCGAGTGCGATGGCCTGATCGATCCACCGCCGCACGAACAGCGGTCCGCACCCGCTCCGCCGGACGAGCACGGATTTCCGCGAGCGGCCTACGAGGCCTGTCTGACTCCCGATCAGACAGCGGCCATCCACGCCTTCGAGGACCTTCGTGAGCCGAGCGGGGCACTCGTTGTCGAGGCCGATCGTGGGCGAGGAAAATCGAGCGCCGCCGGGCTGGCCGCCGGTGCGCTGGCGGCCGACGGGAAGGACGTCCTCGTGACCGCCTCCGCCTACCGCAGCGCCGCGCCGATTTTCGAGCGCGCGCGTGAGCTTCTCGCGACGCTCGACGCGCTCGCCGACGTGGATCGGGACGAACCTCCACATCGACTCGACGCAGTGGGGGGAGGGGAGGTGCGGTTCGCGAAGCCCGCGGTGGCGACCGAGCAGGCCGAACGGGCGGACCTGCTCGTGGTCGACGAGGCCGCCGCGCTCCCGGTCGACCGACTGACCGAATTTCTCGCCGCGCCAGCGGTCGCGTTCGTCACGACCGTCCATGGCTACGAGGGAGCCGGTCGCGGGTTCTCGGTACGCTTTCGCGACCGCCTCGACGACAGCGCGTTCACCGTGCACGAGCAGCGTCTCGACGATCCCATCCGATACGCCGCCGGCGATCCGGTCGAGGTGTGGGCGTTCCGTGCGCTGTTGCTCGACGCACGCCCACCCGTCGCGCCGCTGGTCAAGGAAGCGACGCCCGAAACCGTCGATTACGCACGAATGGACGCCGAGGAATTGCTCGCCGACGAACACCGCCTGCGCGAGGCGTTCGGGCTGCTCGTCGCCGCCCACTACCGCACGGAGCCGAACGATCTCGCGCGCCTGCTCGACGCGCCGAACGTCTCTGTTCAGGTACTACTCCACGAGGGCCACGTCGTCTCGGTCGCGCTGCTCGCCCGCGAGGGCGGCCTTCCAGAGGATCTGCGTCGCGAGGTGTACGAGGGGAGCCGTCTCAAGGGCCATCTCCTCCCGGACGTGCTGACGAGCCAGCTCCGCGACGAGCGAGCAGGCGTGCCGACCGGCCAGCGCGTACTCCGCATCGCCACCCATCCGGCGGCCCGCTCGCGCGGGCTCGGCTCGCGACTGCTCAACGAGATACGGGCGAACGCAACGACCGACTGGCTCGGCGTCGGCTACGGTTCGACGCCCGAACTCGTCGATTTCTGGCGACGAAACGGCTTTTCGACCGTCTATCTCGCGACCACACGGAACGAACGCAGCGGCGAACACTCCGCGCTGATGCTCGCGCCGCTGTCGGATGCCGGCCGTGAACTCCGCGATCGCCACGTGCGGCGGTTCGTCGAACGGATCGGCGCGACGCTGTCCGACGCGCTCGCTACGCTCGATCCCGACGTGGTTCGGGCCGTGCTCGGGGCGACCCATATCACTGCCGAGGTCGATCTCTCCGACCACGAGTGGCGCGTCGCCGCCAGCGCCGCCTACGGCCCCGGGCTCGCCGAGATCCATCCACACGTCTTCCGCGCGCTCGCGCTGCGCCACCTCACAGATACGGGCGGCGATCTCTCGGCGCGCGAGGAACGCCTGCTCGTCATGCGCGTGTTGCAGACCCGCTCGACCAAGAACGTGGCCGACGCGCTCGACTACGTCTCGACCGGCGCGTGCATGCGCGCGCTCGGCGACGCCTACAAACCGCTCGTCGATCGGTACGGGAACCGTGCGGCACACGACGAGCGCGACCGATACCTGGACTGA
- the rpl7ae gene encoding 50S ribosomal protein L7Ae: MSVYVTYDVPADLEDDAIEALEVARDTGTVKKGTNETTKAVERGNAELVYIAEDVSPEEIVMHLPELADEKEIPFVFVETQDDVGHAAGLEVGSAAAAIVDAGDADEDVEDITTTVEDLR, from the coding sequence ATGTCAGTTTATGTCACCTATGACGTTCCGGCGGACCTCGAAGACGACGCCATCGAGGCGCTCGAGGTCGCTCGGGACACCGGCACGGTAAAGAAAGGAACCAACGAGACGACCAAGGCGGTCGAGCGCGGCAACGCCGAGCTCGTCTACATCGCCGAGGACGTCAGCCCGGAAGAAATCGTGATGCATCTGCCCGAACTCGCCGACGAGAAGGAGATCCCCTTCGTCTTCGTCGAGACTCAGGACGACGTCGGCCACGCGGCAGGCCTCGAAGTCGGCTCGGCCGCCGCGGCCATCGTCGACGCCGGCGACGCCGACGAGGACGTCGAGGACATCACCACCACCGTCGAGGACCTCCGATAG
- a CDS encoding 30S ribosomal protein S28e: MSAEGTDSTPAEVIEVVGKTGMHGEAMQVNCRIQEGENRGRIITRNCLGPVREGDVLQLRETAREADSIGGR, encoded by the coding sequence ATGAGCGCCGAAGGAACTGACTCCACGCCCGCCGAGGTCATCGAGGTCGTCGGCAAGACCGGGATGCACGGCGAGGCGATGCAGGTCAACTGTCGGATCCAGGAAGGCGAGAACAGAGGACGGATCATCACGCGTAACTGCCTCGGTCCGGTCCGCGAGGGCGACGTGCTCCAGCTCAGGGAGACCGCCCGCGAGGCCGACTCGATAGGGGGTCGCTGA
- a CDS encoding 50S ribosomal protein L24e yields MVDTRSCDYCGSEIEPGTGTMFVRVDGEVIHYCSSKCENNADLGRAARDLEWTAEGRRSGDSQAGTPDEVEQVAADPPSEGDDTVADEMDTVPGESEAEAVAAAAGDAGSRSGEPAGVTDERVDDDTAADTDELDEVEGRSAGGSDPDIEEDQDTADVDESEAEANVGDETVRETDDGEDDQ; encoded by the coding sequence ATGGTCGACACGCGGTCGTGCGACTACTGCGGCTCGGAGATCGAACCCGGCACGGGAACGATGTTCGTCCGCGTCGACGGCGAGGTCATCCACTACTGCTCGTCGAAGTGCGAGAACAACGCCGATCTCGGTCGTGCTGCCCGTGATCTCGAATGGACCGCCGAGGGCCGGCGCAGCGGCGACAGTCAGGCGGGGACGCCCGACGAGGTCGAACAGGTCGCCGCCGACCCGCCGAGCGAAGGCGACGACACCGTCGCCGACGAGATGGACACCGTTCCGGGCGAGAGCGAGGCCGAAGCGGTCGCCGCGGCAGCTGGCGACGCCGGCTCGCGCTCGGGAGAACCCGCAGGCGTGACCGACGAGCGCGTCGATGACGACACCGCGGCCGACACCGACGAACTCGACGAGGTCGAGGGCCGGAGCGCCGGCGGTTCGGACCCCGACATCGAAGAGGACCAGGACACGGCCGATGTCGACGAGAGCGAGGCCGAGGCGAACGTCGGCGATGAGACGGTCCGCGAGACCGACGACGGCGAGGACGACCAGTGA
- the ndk gene encoding nucleoside-diphosphate kinase: MSNHDERTFVMAKPDAVQRGLIGEIVSRLEGKGLKLVAGKFMRIDEELAHEHYGEHEGKPFFDGLVEFITSGPVFAMVWEGDDATRQVRRLMGATDAREAAPGTIRGDLGNDLGHNLIHGSDHEDEGANEREIDLFFDDEELLDWDRDASAWVYE; encoded by the coding sequence GTGAGTAATCACGACGAACGAACCTTCGTGATGGCCAAACCCGACGCCGTCCAGCGGGGGCTGATCGGCGAGATCGTCTCCCGGCTCGAGGGCAAGGGGCTGAAACTCGTCGCGGGCAAGTTCATGCGGATCGACGAGGAACTCGCCCACGAACACTACGGCGAACACGAGGGCAAGCCGTTCTTCGACGGGCTCGTCGAGTTCATCACCTCTGGGCCCGTTTTCGCGATGGTCTGGGAAGGCGACGACGCCACCCGGCAGGTCCGCCGGCTGATGGGCGCGACCGACGCGCGCGAGGCAGCTCCCGGAACGATCCGGGGCGACCTCGGCAACGATCTCGGCCACAACCTGATCCACGGCTCGGATCACGAGGACGAGGGTGCGAACGAGCGTGAGATCGACCTCTTCTTCGACGACGAGGAGCTCCTCGACTGGGACCGTGACGCGTCGGCCTGGGTCTACGAGTAA